The following coding sequences are from one Nitrospiria bacterium window:
- a CDS encoding mechanosensitive ion channel family protein, with the protein MSYAVLERLALPLILFVSVSAAGLLLRAWTLHLLQRWSRKVQTAPADIVFHAVRLPSFLWIIAIGLYVTVGTSELPRDDIGYAFKVLHVLVIVSVTLAVANLASRLAIYSVRGTEISIQATGLTRGLVKVVVITTGILVLLDTLGISITPLLTALGVGGLAVALALQDTLGNMFAGVHILMEKSIRVGDFIRLETGQEGCVADIGWRTTRVRMAPNNVVIIPNSKLAQSVVTNYDLPGKPMAIQLPVRVSYASDPDQVERVLIDEAARAAKEVRGMLPDPAPAVQFIPGFGESSMDFTLTCQVDQYESQGPVLHELRKRIFKRFKREGIEIPFPIRTVYIKRDEPGGDP; encoded by the coding sequence ATGTCGTACGCCGTCCTAGAACGCTTGGCGCTGCCCCTGATCCTCTTCGTCTCGGTCTCGGCCGCCGGCCTGCTGCTGCGCGCGTGGACTCTGCACCTCCTCCAGCGGTGGTCCCGGAAAGTCCAAACTGCGCCGGCCGACATCGTTTTCCACGCCGTCCGGCTTCCTTCCTTTTTGTGGATCATCGCGATCGGACTGTACGTCACCGTCGGGACCTCCGAGCTGCCCAGGGACGACATCGGCTACGCCTTCAAGGTCCTGCACGTGCTGGTGATTGTGTCCGTCACGCTCGCGGTGGCCAATCTCGCCTCGCGCCTGGCGATCTACTCGGTTCGCGGGACCGAAATTTCGATCCAGGCGACCGGGCTCACGCGGGGCCTGGTCAAAGTCGTCGTGATCACGACGGGGATATTGGTTCTTCTGGACACGCTGGGAATCTCGATCACCCCGCTGCTGACCGCGCTGGGCGTCGGCGGTCTGGCCGTCGCGCTCGCCCTTCAGGACACGCTGGGCAACATGTTCGCCGGCGTCCATATCTTGATGGAAAAATCGATCCGCGTCGGCGACTTCATCCGGCTTGAAACCGGCCAGGAAGGCTGCGTGGCCGACATCGGATGGCGGACGACGCGGGTGAGGATGGCCCCGAACAACGTCGTGATCATTCCCAACTCGAAGCTCGCCCAGAGCGTCGTGACGAACTACGATCTGCCCGGCAAACCCATGGCGATCCAGCTTCCGGTCCGCGTGAGCTACGCGTCCGACCCGGACCAAGTCGAGCGGGTGCTGATCGACGAAGCGGCCCGGGCCGCAAAAGAGGTGCGGGGGATGCTGCCCGATCCGGCGCCGGCCGTGCAATTCATCCCGGGCTTCGGGGAGTCTTCCATGGACTTCACGCTGACCTGCCAGGTCGACCAATACGAGTCCCAGGGTCCCGTGCTGCATGAATTGCGGAAACGGATCTTCAAGCGCTTCAAGCGGGAAGGGATCGAAATCCCGTTTCCGATCCGGACCGTCTATATAAAGCGGGACGAACCCGGGGGTGACCCGTGA
- a CDS encoding DUF5752 family protein has translation MTKPDDRARRPFRFFECTGLIRPTGKHAQDLSELLSLIRIVDPGVIYHHTHQYFLKAAVEAPEYYNDFAVWAARSLEERALAEKLANLDLYAFSGIEKVRAALTEIVVSYLGENPAPRPARPGDAFYFNDAVTIVAESGFAAESLPAFLEALDRVGTSSVYFHFFEARFRLRRPADDFSIWIEGDLGRPDLARKIRGLDPYQYSLEGLRGRIRSLLRPDPAGGV, from the coding sequence GTGACGAAGCCGGACGATCGGGCCCGGCGGCCGTTTCGATTTTTTGAATGCACCGGCCTGATCCGGCCGACGGGAAAGCACGCGCAGGATCTTTCCGAGCTGCTCTCCCTGATCCGCATTGTGGACCCGGGCGTCATCTATCACCACACGCATCAATATTTTCTCAAGGCGGCCGTCGAGGCGCCCGAATATTATAATGACTTCGCGGTATGGGCCGCCCGGAGCCTGGAGGAGCGGGCTCTCGCGGAAAAACTGGCGAATCTGGACCTGTACGCCTTCTCCGGGATCGAAAAGGTCCGCGCCGCACTGACCGAGATCGTCGTGTCGTACCTGGGGGAGAATCCCGCGCCCCGGCCGGCCCGCCCCGGCGACGCGTTCTACTTCAACGACGCGGTCACGATCGTCGCGGAGAGCGGCTTTGCGGCCGAGAGCCTCCCGGCGTTCCTCGAGGCGCTGGATCGCGTGGGAACCAGCAGCGTCTATTTTCATTTTTTTGAGGCGCGCTTCCGTTTGCGGCGTCCGGCGGACGACTTCTCGATCTGGATCGAAGGCGATCTGGGCCGCCCGGATCTCGCGCGGAAGATCCGCGGGCTGGATCCGTACCAGTACAGCCTTGAGGGACTGCGCGGCCGGATACGATCGCTGCTTCGCCCGGACCCTGCGGGGGGTGTTTGA
- a CDS encoding glycosyltransferase, protein MKGLSDYNGIAEPEDLRLLTRLGERLRGRSFLHVNSTSVGGGVAEILHRLIALFVDLGVAARWEVIKGDQSFFEVTKQIHNGLQGQAVEMSPRMWEIHREVNEANAGQMDLDADLVFIHDPQPAHLIGHRRRGVWVWRCHVDVSHPHPPVWERLAADVGRHAAAIFSGAQFAQQLAVPQFVVPPSIDPLSEKNRDLTDPEVQAELEAHQIPRDKPILLQVSRFDRFKDPVGVVQAYRMVKRYYDCRLILAGGTATDDPEGEGILARVREEAQNDPDIRILLLPPFSDRLINALQRAAAVVLQKSTREGFGLTVAEALWKAKPVVGGAVGGIPSQIHHGVTGFLVHSVEGAAYRIRQLLHNPALGKKMGEMGREHIRRNFLITRQAKDYLALWVALERRNERVISI, encoded by the coding sequence ATGAAAGGACTGTCCGACTACAACGGCATCGCCGAACCGGAGGATCTCCGGTTGTTGACCCGGCTGGGGGAACGGCTCCGCGGCCGGTCGTTCCTGCATGTCAATTCCACATCGGTCGGCGGCGGCGTGGCCGAAATCCTCCACCGTTTGATCGCCCTGTTCGTCGATCTGGGCGTCGCGGCCCGATGGGAAGTCATCAAGGGCGATCAATCCTTCTTCGAGGTGACCAAACAGATCCATAACGGGCTTCAGGGCCAGGCCGTCGAAATGAGCCCGCGGATGTGGGAAATCCACCGGGAAGTGAACGAGGCCAACGCCGGACAGATGGATCTGGACGCCGACCTTGTTTTCATCCACGACCCGCAGCCCGCGCACCTGATCGGGCATCGCAGGCGCGGGGTCTGGGTCTGGCGCTGCCATGTGGACGTGTCCCATCCGCATCCGCCCGTGTGGGAGCGGCTGGCGGCCGACGTCGGCCGGCACGCCGCCGCGATTTTCTCGGGGGCCCAGTTCGCCCAGCAACTCGCCGTTCCCCAGTTTGTCGTGCCGCCGTCGATCGATCCGTTGAGCGAGAAAAATCGAGACCTGACCGATCCGGAAGTTCAGGCGGAGCTCGAGGCCCATCAGATCCCCCGGGACAAGCCCATCCTGCTCCAGGTCTCCCGGTTTGATCGTTTCAAAGATCCGGTCGGGGTCGTTCAGGCCTATCGCATGGTGAAGCGGTATTATGACTGCCGGCTGATCCTGGCGGGCGGGACCGCGACGGACGATCCGGAAGGGGAGGGGATTCTGGCCCGCGTGCGCGAAGAGGCTCAGAACGATCCCGACATACGGATTCTGTTGTTGCCTCCCTTCAGCGACCGGCTGATCAACGCGCTGCAGCGGGCCGCCGCGGTCGTGCTGCAAAAATCCACGCGGGAAGGTTTCGGATTGACCGTGGCGGAGGCGCTCTGGAAAGCGAAGCCGGTCGTCGGCGGGGCCGTCGGGGGGATCCCCTCCCAGATCCATCACGGCGTCACGGGTTTTCTGGTCCATTCGGTCGAGGGCGCGGCCTACCGGATCCGCCAGTTGCTGCATAATCCCGCGCTGGGAAAGAAAATGGGGGAGATGGGGCGCGAACATATCCGGCGAAATTTCCTGATCACCCGGCAGGCCAAGGACTACCTGGCCCTCTGGGTGGCCCTGGAGCGCCGGAACGAGCGCGTGATTTCGATATGA
- a CDS encoding trehalose-6-phosphate synthase, with product MNREDDPNRSPTRRLSESFRLRGRRFVVASNREPYVQRRVREEIRWGRPAGGVTAALDPLLQSMDGTWVAWGSGDADRLAVDPRDRVRVPPDRPAYTLRRVWLTPDEVEQYYHGYSNRFLWPLCHVTLDRVVFRQKYWEGYRTVNERFAEAILEELDDKPGVVWVQDYQLALCPAFIKKRRPDLTVALFWHIPWPAHDVFRICPQRKELLEGLLACDQIGFHLDRYRVNFLECVKREVGDASESRKERIRFRDHETTLSAIPVGIDFGSFEQRARSPETVKRMTNIKKRLTIGSDTIVGLGVDRLDYTKGLLKRLWALEEFLSRYPEYRGRFLFIQIAAPTRAESEPYRGYRDILRSTVREINRRFARPGWRPVEYIEGQLSHASVVAYYRLARFCLVSSVYDGMNLVSKEFAASKVEEPGVLLLSEMAGSLEDLDGAMPINPYDLEGTAEAIRSAIEMPVEEQRIRIGRMRELVRKHDVYEWMENNLNAMTAASG from the coding sequence ATGAACCGCGAAGACGATCCAAACCGTTCACCCACCCGGCGCCTTTCCGAATCGTTCCGCTTGCGCGGCCGGCGCTTCGTAGTGGCGTCCAACCGCGAGCCCTACGTGCAACGCAGGGTGCGGGAGGAGATCCGCTGGGGCCGGCCCGCGGGCGGCGTCACGGCCGCGCTCGATCCGCTGCTCCAATCCATGGACGGAACCTGGGTCGCCTGGGGGAGCGGGGACGCCGACCGGCTCGCGGTGGACCCAAGGGATCGTGTCCGCGTGCCGCCCGACCGGCCGGCCTATACGTTGCGCCGGGTCTGGCTGACGCCCGACGAGGTCGAGCAGTACTACCACGGTTATTCGAACCGTTTTCTCTGGCCGCTTTGTCACGTGACGCTCGACCGCGTCGTCTTCCGCCAGAAATACTGGGAAGGCTACCGGACCGTGAATGAGCGGTTCGCGGAGGCGATCCTTGAAGAACTCGATGATAAGCCCGGGGTGGTTTGGGTCCAGGACTACCAGCTGGCCCTCTGTCCCGCGTTTATAAAAAAGCGGCGTCCGGATCTGACGGTGGCGCTGTTCTGGCACATTCCCTGGCCTGCGCATGACGTGTTCCGGATCTGTCCGCAACGGAAGGAATTGCTGGAAGGCCTGCTGGCCTGCGATCAGATCGGTTTTCATCTCGATCGGTATCGCGTCAATTTTCTGGAGTGCGTCAAACGGGAGGTGGGCGACGCGTCGGAGTCCCGGAAGGAGCGGATCCGCTTCCGCGATCACGAGACGACGCTCTCCGCGATTCCCGTGGGCATCGATTTTGGGTCGTTCGAACAGCGGGCGCGCTCGCCGGAAACGGTGAAGCGGATGACGAATATTAAAAAACGGCTGACGATCGGTTCGGACACGATCGTGGGACTGGGCGTCGACCGGCTAGATTATACCAAGGGGCTTCTCAAGCGCCTCTGGGCCCTTGAGGAGTTTCTCTCCCGTTATCCGGAATACCGCGGCCGGTTCCTGTTCATCCAGATCGCCGCGCCGACCCGGGCCGAGAGCGAGCCCTACCGGGGATACCGGGATATTCTCCGGTCGACGGTCCGCGAAATCAATCGGCGCTTCGCGCGGCCGGGCTGGCGGCCGGTCGAGTACATCGAGGGACAACTGAGCCACGCGTCGGTCGTCGCCTATTACCGCCTGGCCCGTTTCTGCCTCGTCAGCTCCGTTTACGACGGGATGAACCTGGTTTCGAAGGAGTTCGCGGCCTCGAAGGTCGAGGAGCCGGGCGTCCTTTTGCTGAGTGAAATGGCCGGATCCCTGGAGGATCTCGACGGGGCCATGCCGATCAACCCCTATGACCTGGAGGGCACGGCCGAGGCGATCCGGAGCGCGATCGAGATGCCCGTCGAAGAACAACGTATCCGGATCGGCCGAATGCGGGAATTGGTCCGGAAGCACGACGTCTACGAATGGATGGAGAACAACCTGAACGCCATGACGGCGGCCTCCGGGTAG
- the otsB gene encoding trehalose-phosphatase, whose amino-acid sequence MGLSVRPIGIPSRRRKAGRFPAVFLDFDGTLAPIAARPEQARLPSEMRRLLTRLSRRAPVVIVSGRSLPDLRSRIGLPGLVYVGNHGLEIAGCGLRYRMEDADDWRRRLKALGDRLRETMGFLSGIFIEDKGYTLSVHYRLAGGAVRRRAARRFAEWLGPLRRRGRVRVVRGKAAWEIRPPVDWDKGRAVAWILDQPRFRGRWPLYIGDDETDQDAFRAIRKVGLGIAVGPPENKGAARHAVQSPREVEVFLRRLLSLLSTNPPRSEAGPV is encoded by the coding sequence ATGGGACTTTCGGTCCGACCGATCGGGATCCCCTCGCGGCGAAGAAAGGCCGGCCGGTTTCCGGCCGTTTTTCTGGATTTTGACGGCACGCTGGCGCCCATCGCCGCCCGGCCGGAGCAGGCTCGGTTGCCGTCCGAAATGCGCCGCCTCCTCACGCGGCTGTCCCGCCGCGCGCCGGTGGTGATCGTGAGCGGACGGTCCCTCCCGGACCTCCGGTCCCGCATCGGTCTGCCGGGCCTCGTGTATGTCGGCAACCACGGGCTGGAGATCGCCGGATGCGGATTGCGGTACCGCATGGAGGACGCGGACGATTGGCGCCGTCGGCTGAAAGCCCTGGGCGACCGGTTGCGGGAGACGATGGGATTCCTTTCCGGTATTTTTATCGAAGACAAAGGCTATACCCTGAGCGTTCATTACCGCCTGGCCGGCGGCGCCGTCCGGCGCCGGGCGGCCCGGCGCTTCGCCGAATGGCTGGGGCCGCTTCGGCGCCGGGGACGGGTCCGGGTCGTCCGGGGAAAGGCGGCCTGGGAAATCCGGCCGCCGGTCGATTGGGACAAGGGTCGCGCCGTCGCCTGGATCCTCGATCAGCCGCGATTCCGGGGGCGATGGCCGTTGTACATCGGCGACGATGAAACGGATCAGGACGCCTTTCGGGCGATCCGAAAGGTCGGCCTCGGCATCGCGGTGGGTCCGCCGGAGAATAAAGGGGCGGCCCGTCACGCCGTCCAGAGTCCGAGGGAAGTCGAGGTGTTTCTCAGACGGCTGCTTTCTTTGTTGTCCACGAACCCGCCGCGATCGGAGGCCGGCCCGGTGTGA